A genomic segment from Pistricoccus aurantiacus encodes:
- a CDS encoding TRAP transporter small permease has translation MSQQQLSEDKKTPGRDNGFIRALGGLNLVLGAIEKWIIIICVLAMALLMSGHVVGNLLFQQGIPGTYEVTEMFIVVITFVGVGYAARHSRHISMTAIYDQLSGRLRKALLIVLCLGTAALMFYFAYKSVDYVVTLQERGRTSAALGIPMWMVYLALPIGFTLAGIQYLLTTARNLVSQDIYRSFTEKEEYDELPEEDPDLSHTDDDNRRDA, from the coding sequence ATGAGCCAACAACAATTATCCGAAGATAAAAAAACACCCGGGCGAGACAACGGTTTCATACGTGCTCTGGGCGGGCTCAATCTCGTTCTCGGCGCCATCGAAAAATGGATCATCATCATCTGCGTGCTCGCCATGGCACTGCTGATGAGCGGTCATGTCGTAGGCAATCTACTCTTCCAGCAGGGCATTCCCGGGACCTATGAGGTTACCGAGATGTTTATCGTGGTGATCACCTTCGTGGGAGTCGGTTACGCGGCGCGGCATTCGCGCCATATCAGCATGACCGCCATTTACGACCAGCTCAGCGGTCGGCTACGCAAGGCCTTGCTGATCGTCCTTTGCCTCGGTACCGCGGCGCTGATGTTCTATTTTGCCTACAAGTCGGTGGACTACGTCGTGACGTTACAAGAGCGAGGCCGGACCAGCGCGGCGCTGGGCATTCCCATGTGGATGGTCTATCTCGCCCTGCCCATCGGCTTCACTCTTGCCGGCATCCAGTATCTTTTGACCACGGCGCGCAATCTCGTGAGCCAGGATATCTATCGCTCCTTCACCGAGAAGGAAGAATATGACGAGCTTCCCGAAGAAGACCCCGACCTGTCTCACACCGACGACGACAATCGGCGCGATGCTTGA
- a CDS encoding TRAP transporter large permease: MLTWLVLIMLVLLLLGFPMMVPLAVGMLYMMFTGMTFFGPDQAVSWMISGVGSWVLAAVPMFIFAADILTKGHTANRLLDLVDSFTRHLRGGLPITTAASCALFGAVSGSTQATVVAMGGPMRPRLLAKGYSDHFTLALIINASDIALLIPPSIGFIIYGVVMKTSIGDLFLAGILPGLLILVMFAIYCYIDARVKGIEPEPRASWGERLKALRRTILPLGFPVLVVGGIYGGFFSAVEASAVAVAYALLLEVVIYRQVSIRDLGGLALSTGMITAVVFILVAIGAAFSQTLGTAGIPEQILGPVIDHIGDNQVLALSLIAAAFFVGCMFVDPIVVILILVPIFKPLVQSTGLDPVHVGVIVTLQAAIGSATPPFGCDIFTAIAVFRRPYLDVIRGTPPFVAILLLATLILILFPQISLLLPSLGGD; this comes from the coding sequence ATGCTGACCTGGCTAGTTTTGATCATGCTCGTGCTGCTGCTGCTCGGTTTTCCCATGATGGTGCCGCTGGCGGTGGGAATGCTGTACATGATGTTCACGGGAATGACCTTCTTCGGGCCCGACCAGGCGGTCAGCTGGATGATCAGCGGAGTGGGCAGCTGGGTGCTGGCGGCGGTCCCCATGTTCATCTTCGCCGCGGACATCCTGACCAAGGGCCATACCGCCAACCGCCTGCTGGATCTGGTCGATTCCTTCACGCGCCACTTGCGAGGCGGCCTGCCCATTACTACCGCCGCGTCCTGCGCCCTGTTCGGCGCCGTCTCCGGCTCGACTCAGGCCACGGTGGTCGCCATGGGCGGACCGATGCGTCCGCGCCTGCTGGCCAAAGGCTATTCGGATCATTTCACCCTGGCATTGATCATCAACGCCAGCGATATCGCCCTGCTGATTCCACCGAGCATCGGCTTCATCATCTACGGGGTGGTAATGAAGACCTCCATCGGCGATCTGTTTCTCGCCGGCATTCTACCCGGCTTGCTGATCCTGGTGATGTTCGCGATCTACTGCTACATCGATGCTCGCGTCAAGGGTATCGAACCCGAACCTCGCGCCAGCTGGGGCGAGCGTCTCAAGGCGCTGCGCCGGACCATTCTGCCTCTGGGCTTTCCGGTGCTGGTGGTCGGCGGCATCTATGGCGGCTTCTTCAGCGCCGTCGAGGCTTCCGCCGTGGCGGTAGCCTATGCGCTGCTGCTGGAGGTGGTGATCTATCGCCAGGTCTCGATTCGCGATCTCGGCGGCCTGGCGCTATCCACCGGCATGATCACCGCCGTGGTCTTCATTCTCGTCGCCATCGGCGCGGCGTTTTCCCAGACGCTGGGTACCGCGGGCATTCCCGAGCAGATTCTCGGTCCGGTCATCGATCATATCGGTGACAACCAGGTGCTCGCCCTGTCGCTGATCGCCGCCGCCTTCTTCGTCGGCTGCATGTTCGTCGACCCGATCGTGGTCATTCTGATCCTGGTGCCGATTTTCAAGCCGCTGGTACAGTCCACGGGCCTGGACCCGGTACACGTCGGGGTCATCGTCACCCTGCAGGCGGCCATCGGCTCCGCCACGCCGCCCTTTGGCTGCGACATCTTTACCGCCATCGCCGTCTTTCGCCGGCCCTATCTGGATGTGATTCGAGGTACGCCGCCGTTTGTCGCCATCCTGCTGCTGGCCACGCTCATTTTGATTCTGTTTCCGCAGATTTCGCTGCTGCTGCCTTCCCTGGGCGGTGATTGA